Part of the Labrenzia sp. PHM005 genome is shown below.
AAAGCCCCTCATACCCGCCGCTTCAACATCGCCAGGCGAGCTGCCATGCTCTGGTCCTGCAAATCCACAACGCGCGATCTTTTTTTAAAATGACCAAGTCCAATCGAGACACACATGGAAAATCAGGAACCCCGGTTCTTAAACTTAACCGGTTCCTACCCTACCGGCTGAACAATCTGGCAGAAGCCGTCAGCCGGTCGTTCTCAAAAATATATGCGGACGAGTTCGGGATCGGCATCCCGGAGTGGCGGGTGGTCGCAACCCTTGGCGAACATGCCGCGATGACCGCCCGCGATATTGGCCAGGCGACTTCGATGCATAAAACCAAGGTCAGCCGGGCCGTTGCTGCCTTGGAGAAAAAGGGTTTTTTGGAACGGGGGCCCAGTCTGCATGATCAGCGCGAACAGCTCCTGAAGCTCAGCACTGAAGGCCGGGCCATGTATGAGGCATTGATCCCCAAAGCGCTGGCTTATTCAAACGGCCTTGAATCTGCGCTCACAGAGGAGCAGCGGGCGGTGTTGGATCAAATCTTCGAGAGGCTTCACGCAGCGGCAGAAGAATAGTCCCAGACCTGTATCAAATTAACCGAACATGAGAGCTTT
Proteins encoded:
- a CDS encoding MarR family winged helix-turn-helix transcriptional regulator, which codes for MTKSNRDTHGKSGTPVLKLNRFLPYRLNNLAEAVSRSFSKIYADEFGIGIPEWRVVATLGEHAAMTARDIGQATSMHKTKVSRAVAALEKKGFLERGPSLHDQREQLLKLSTEGRAMYEALIPKALAYSNGLESALTEEQRAVLDQIFERLHAAAEE